One stretch of Pseudomonas fluorescens Q2-87 DNA includes these proteins:
- the xdhC gene encoding xanthine dehydrogenase accessory protein XdhC gives MYNWISALADLQDRGEPCVLVTIIEELGSTPRNAGSKMVISTRQIFDTIGGGHLEYKAMEIARQMLASGQQTTHLERFSLGASLGQCCGGVTVLLFEPMGQVQAQIAVFGAGHVGRALVPLLASLPCKVRWIDSREAEFPEHLPHGVRKIVSEEPLDEVDELPAGSYCIVMTHNHQLDLELSAAILKRNDFAYFGLIGSKTKRVKFEHRLRDRGFNSSTLQRMRCPMGIGEVKGKLPVEIAISIAGEIIATYNADFGQHTTRAEPIAKLLPASRRSQANR, from the coding sequence ATGTACAACTGGATCAGCGCCCTCGCCGACCTGCAAGACCGCGGCGAACCCTGCGTGCTGGTGACGATCATCGAAGAACTCGGCTCAACACCGCGCAACGCCGGCTCGAAAATGGTCATCAGTACCCGCCAGATCTTCGACACCATCGGTGGCGGGCACCTGGAATACAAGGCCATGGAGATCGCCCGGCAGATGCTCGCCAGCGGCCAGCAAACCACCCATCTGGAACGCTTCAGCCTGGGCGCCAGCCTTGGCCAGTGTTGCGGCGGCGTCACCGTATTGCTGTTCGAGCCCATGGGCCAGGTGCAGGCGCAGATCGCTGTGTTCGGCGCCGGCCATGTTGGTCGCGCCCTGGTGCCGTTGCTGGCGAGCCTGCCCTGCAAGGTGCGCTGGATCGACTCGCGGGAAGCTGAGTTTCCCGAGCACCTGCCCCACGGCGTGCGCAAAATCGTCAGCGAGGAGCCGCTGGATGAGGTCGACGAACTGCCCGCCGGCAGCTACTGCATCGTCATGACCCACAACCATCAGCTCGACCTGGAATTGAGCGCCGCGATTCTCAAGCGCAACGACTTCGCCTACTTCGGCCTGATCGGCTCGAAGACCAAACGGGTGAAGTTCGAGCATCGCCTGCGCGACCGCGGTTTCAACAGCAGCACTCTGCAGCGCATGCGTTGCCCGATGGGCATCGGCGAAGTCAAAGGCAAGTTGCCTGTGGAAATCGCCATCTCCATCGCCGGCGAAATCATCGCCACCTATAACGCCGATTTTGGCCAGCACACCACGCGCGCCGAACCGATTGCCAAGCTGCTGCCGGCCTCGCGTCGCAGCCAGGCGAACCGTTGA
- a CDS encoding GntR family transcriptional regulator translates to MTFKAPDSLAEQIAHHLAERIIRGEMKPGERIQEQKVTLALNVSRGSVREALLILERRHLIAILPRRGAHVTELTEHNVRSLCTLMSELYILLGNAVAHGWQEQADMAPFMAIQQRLKDAYERQDIRTFVDESFSVMRAAYPFANNPYLQETVENLQPAMSRAYFLALEQRKAEMSEFLDLFQRLLVAVLARDLPQIRIVLTAYAQRSCDLVVSALTKA, encoded by the coding sequence ATGACGTTCAAGGCCCCGGACAGCCTCGCTGAGCAAATCGCCCACCACCTCGCTGAACGCATCATTCGTGGCGAAATGAAGCCGGGAGAGCGCATCCAGGAGCAGAAGGTCACGCTGGCGCTCAATGTCAGCCGCGGCTCGGTCCGTGAGGCCTTGCTGATCCTGGAGCGGCGCCACCTGATCGCGATCCTGCCGCGTCGTGGCGCGCACGTCACCGAGCTCACTGAACATAACGTGCGCAGCCTCTGCACGCTGATGAGCGAGTTGTACATCCTGTTGGGCAACGCCGTGGCCCATGGCTGGCAGGAGCAGGCCGACATGGCGCCGTTCATGGCAATCCAGCAGCGCCTCAAGGACGCCTATGAACGCCAGGACATCCGTACGTTCGTCGACGAAAGCTTCAGCGTGATGCGCGCCGCGTATCCGTTCGCCAACAACCCGTACTTGCAGGAAACCGTCGAGAACCTGCAACCTGCCATGAGCCGTGCCTATTTCCTCGCCCTGGAACAGCGCAAGGCCGAGATGAGCGAATTCCTCGACCTGTTCCAGCGCCTGCTCGTCGCCGTGCTGGCCCGTGATCTGCCGCAGATTCGCATTGTGCTGACGGCCTATGCCCAGCGCAGTTGCGACCTGGTGGTCTCTGCCCTGACGAAGGCCTGA
- the zipA gene encoding cell division protein ZipA, translating to MEIGLREWLIVIGIIVIAGILFDGWRRMRGGKGKLKFRLDRSLSNLPDDDGNAELLGPPRVLDTHKEPQLDEHDLPSMSAPAREPRESGSKRGKRNSEPSQGDLNLNLDLDGGPSFSSRDNDFPDESKVPSADKDQAQAEEVLVISVICRDPAGFKGPALLQNILESGLRFGEMDIFHRHESMAGNGEVLFSMANAVKPGVFDLDDIDHFSTPAVSFFLGLPGPRHPKQAFDVMVAAARKLSQELNGELKDDQRSVLTAQTIEHYRQRIVEFERRALTQKR from the coding sequence ATGGAAATCGGTCTGCGCGAGTGGCTGATCGTCATCGGCATCATTGTCATTGCCGGTATTCTTTTCGACGGCTGGCGGCGCATGCGCGGCGGCAAGGGGAAGCTGAAGTTTCGCCTTGATCGCAGTCTGTCGAACCTGCCGGATGACGATGGCAACGCCGAACTGCTGGGCCCACCTCGGGTGCTGGACACCCACAAGGAACCACAGCTGGACGAGCACGACCTGCCGTCGATGAGCGCGCCGGCACGCGAGCCACGGGAATCGGGTTCCAAGCGCGGCAAGCGCAACAGCGAACCGTCCCAGGGTGACCTCAATCTCAACCTGGACCTGGACGGCGGCCCAAGCTTTAGCAGCCGTGACAATGATTTCCCGGACGAGAGCAAAGTTCCAAGCGCCGACAAGGACCAGGCCCAGGCCGAAGAAGTCCTGGTGATCAGTGTGATCTGTCGCGACCCGGCCGGCTTCAAGGGCCCGGCATTGCTGCAGAACATCCTGGAAAGCGGCCTGCGTTTCGGCGAAATGGACATTTTCCACCGTCACGAAAGCATGGCCGGCAATGGCGAGGTGCTGTTTTCCATGGCCAATGCCGTGAAGCCTGGTGTGTTCGACCTGGACGACATCGATCATTTCAGCACGCCGGCGGTGAGCTTCTTCCTCGGCCTGCCAGGCCCGCGTCATCCCAAGCAGGCTTTTGATGTGATGGTGGCCGCGGCGCGCAAGCTGTCCCAGGAGCTCAACGGCGAACTGAAGGACGACCAGCGCAGCGTGCTGACTGCCCAGACTATCGAGCATTACCGCCAGCGCATCGTCGAATTCGAGCGCCGGGCGCTGACCCAGAAGCGCTGA
- the smc gene encoding chromosome segregation protein SMC → MRLKCIKLAGFKSFVDPTTVNFPSNMAAVVGPNGCGKSNIIDAVRWVMGESSAKNLRGESMTDVIFNGSTSRKPVSQASIELVFDNSDGTLIGEYAAYAEISIRRKVTRDSQNSYFLNGTKCRRRDITDIFLGTGLGPRSYSIIEQGMISKLIEAKPEDLRNFIEEAAGISKYKERRRETENRIRRTHENLARLTDLREELERQLERLHRQAEAAKKYQEYKGEERQLKAQLSALRWQALDEQVGQREAIIGNQEVSFEALVAEQRNADAAIERLRDGHHDLSERFNLVQGRFYSVGGDIARVEQSIQHGQQRLRQLQDDLKEAERARLETESHLGHDRTLLLTLGEELDRLTPEQEITSAAAEEAAAALEEAELTMHGWQEQWDSFNLTSAEPRRQAEVQQSRIQQLETSMERLADRQRRLSEERALLAADPEDAAILELSEQLAASEATLEDLQASEDAQVERLEQLRQALQLALQNQQQAQGELQRLNGRLASLEALQQAALDPGTGTAEWLRDQHLAERPRLAEGLKVDPGWELAVETVLGADLQAVLVDDFGGFDLSSFTQGDLRLLSPAGDGVRMPSSLLDKVEAQVDLSPWLGQVKPVESLEQALALRGQLAAGESLISRDGYWVGRHFLRVRRASEAESGMLARGQEIQRLGAEREEREASVEALETELQNLRAQQRQQENGREHLRRLLQDEARQQGELKAQLSAGKAKVEQLALRRTRLEEEIAELGEQRALEHEQIGEARLQLQDALDAMALDTEQRELLLAQRDSLRERLDRVRQEARQHKDHAHQLAVRLGSLRAQYDSTRQALERLEMQSERLTEKREQLSLNLEEGEAPLEELRLKLEELLDKRMSVDEELKTAQIALEDADRELRDAEKRRSQAEQQSQLIRGQMEQQRMEWQALTVRRKALQDQLLEDGYDLNGVLATLVAGANEKDAEEELERIAQRIQRLGAINLAAIDEYQQQSERKRYLDAQNDDLVEALDTLENVIRKIDKETRNRFKDTFDQINGGLQALFPKVFGGGSAYLELTGEDLLDTGVTIMARPPGKKNSTIHLLSGGEKALTALALVFAIFKLNPAPFCMLDEVDAPLDDANVGRYARLVKEMSETVQFIYITHNKIAMEMADQLMGVTMHEPGCSRLVAVDVEEAMAMVDA, encoded by the coding sequence GTGCGGCTCAAGTGCATCAAACTGGCGGGGTTCAAATCTTTCGTCGACCCGACCACGGTGAACTTCCCCAGTAACATGGCGGCGGTGGTCGGGCCCAACGGTTGCGGCAAGTCGAACATCATCGACGCCGTGCGCTGGGTGATGGGCGAGAGCTCGGCAAAAAATCTGCGCGGCGAGTCGATGACCGACGTCATCTTCAACGGCTCCACCAGTCGCAAGCCGGTCAGCCAAGCCAGCATCGAGCTGGTGTTCGATAACTCCGACGGCACCCTGATCGGCGAATACGCGGCCTATGCGGAAATTTCCATCCGCCGCAAAGTGACCCGCGACAGCCAGAACAGTTACTTCCTCAACGGCACCAAATGCCGACGCCGCGACATCACCGATATTTTCCTCGGCACTGGCCTGGGGCCGCGCAGCTATTCGATCATCGAGCAGGGCATGATCTCCAAGCTGATCGAGGCCAAGCCCGAGGACCTGCGCAACTTCATCGAAGAAGCCGCCGGCATTTCAAAGTACAAGGAGCGGCGCCGCGAAACCGAAAACCGTATCCGTCGCACCCATGAAAACCTCGCTCGCCTGACCGACCTGCGTGAAGAGCTCGAGCGTCAGCTCGAACGCTTGCACCGTCAGGCCGAGGCCGCCAAGAAATACCAGGAATACAAAGGCGAGGAGCGCCAGCTCAAGGCCCAGCTTTCGGCCCTGCGCTGGCAGGCGTTGGATGAGCAGGTCGGCCAGCGCGAGGCGATCATTGGCAACCAGGAGGTCAGTTTCGAGGCCCTGGTGGCCGAGCAACGCAACGCCGATGCGGCCATCGAGCGCCTGCGCGACGGCCACCACGACCTGTCCGAGCGCTTCAATCTGGTGCAGGGGCGCTTCTATTCGGTGGGTGGCGACATCGCCCGGGTCGAACAGAGTATCCAACACGGCCAGCAGCGGCTGCGGCAGTTGCAGGACGACTTGAAGGAAGCCGAACGGGCGCGCCTGGAAACCGAATCCCACCTGGGCCACGACCGCACATTGCTGCTGACCCTCGGCGAAGAGCTGGACAGGCTTACGCCGGAGCAGGAAATCACCAGCGCCGCCGCCGAGGAGGCGGCCGCTGCCCTGGAAGAAGCCGAGCTGACCATGCACGGCTGGCAAGAGCAGTGGGACAGTTTCAACCTGACCTCGGCCGAGCCACGGCGCCAGGCCGAGGTGCAGCAGTCGCGCATCCAGCAGTTGGAAACCAGTATGGAGCGCTTGGCCGATCGCCAGCGTCGCCTGTCCGAAGAGCGCGCCTTGCTCGCGGCGGACCCGGAAGACGCGGCGATTCTCGAGCTGAGCGAGCAGTTGGCGGCCAGCGAAGCCACCCTCGAAGACTTGCAGGCCAGCGAAGACGCCCAGGTCGAACGGCTCGAGCAACTGCGCCAGGCTTTGCAACTGGCCCTGCAGAATCAGCAGCAGGCCCAAGGTGAACTGCAGCGGCTCAACGGTCGCCTGGCCTCGCTGGAAGCCTTGCAACAGGCCGCGCTGGACCCGGGCACCGGCACCGCCGAATGGCTGCGGGACCAGCACCTGGCCGAACGCCCACGCTTGGCCGAAGGGCTGAAAGTCGATCCGGGCTGGGAGCTGGCGGTGGAAACCGTACTGGGTGCGGATCTGCAAGCGGTGCTGGTTGATGATTTCGGCGGCTTCGATCTTTCAAGTTTTACCCAGGGTGACCTGCGCTTGCTCAGCCCGGCTGGCGATGGCGTGCGCATGCCCAGCAGCCTGCTGGACAAGGTCGAGGCCCAAGTCGACCTGTCGCCCTGGCTGGGACAGGTCAAGCCGGTGGAGAGTCTTGAGCAAGCCTTGGCCCTGCGCGGGCAATTGGCTGCGGGCGAAAGCCTGATCAGCCGTGACGGCTACTGGGTGGGCCGGCATTTCCTGCGGGTGCGCCGGGCCAGCGAAGCCGAGAGCGGCATGCTCGCCCGGGGCCAGGAAATCCAGCGCCTGGGCGCCGAGCGCGAAGAACGTGAAGCCAGCGTCGAAGCCTTGGAAACCGAATTGCAAAACCTGCGGGCGCAACAGCGTCAACAAGAGAACGGCCGTGAACACCTGCGGCGGCTGTTGCAGGACGAAGCGCGCCAGCAAGGCGAGCTCAAGGCGCAGTTGTCGGCCGGCAAGGCCAAGGTCGAACAACTGGCCCTGCGTCGCACCCGCCTCGAAGAAGAAATCGCCGAGCTTGGCGAGCAGCGTGCGCTTGAGCATGAACAGATTGGCGAGGCGCGCCTGCAATTGCAGGACGCGCTCGATGCCATGGCGCTGGACACCGAGCAGCGCGAGCTGTTGCTGGCCCAGCGCGACAGCCTGCGCGAGCGCCTGGACCGAGTGCGCCAGGAAGCCCGCCAGCATAAGGACCATGCCCATCAGTTGGCGGTGCGCCTGGGCTCGCTGCGGGCCCAGTACGATTCCACGCGTCAGGCATTGGAACGACTGGAAATGCAGTCCGAACGCCTGACCGAAAAACGCGAGCAGTTGAGCCTCAATCTGGAGGAAGGCGAAGCACCGCTGGAGGAGCTGCGCCTCAAGCTCGAAGAGCTGCTCGACAAGCGCATGAGTGTCGATGAAGAACTCAAGACCGCACAGATTGCCCTGGAGGACGCCGACCGCGAACTGCGCGACGCCGAGAAGCGCCGCAGCCAGGCCGAGCAACAGTCCCAATTGATCCGCGGCCAGATGGAACAGCAGCGCATGGAGTGGCAAGCCCTGACCGTGCGCCGCAAGGCGTTGCAGGACCAGTTGCTGGAGGACGGCTACGACCTGAACGGCGTCCTCGCCACCCTCGTTGCCGGGGCGAACGAGAAGGACGCCGAGGAAGAGCTGGAACGTATCGCCCAACGCATCCAGCGCCTGGGGGCAATCAACCTGGCGGCCATCGACGAATACCAGCAGCAGTCCGAGCGCAAGCGCTACCTGGACGCCCAGAACGATGATCTGGTGGAGGCGCTGGATACCCTGGAAAACGTTATTCGCAAGATCGACAAGGAAACCCGTAACCGCTTCAAGGATACCTTTGATCAGATCAACGGTGGTTTGCAGGCGCTTTTCCCAAAAGTTTTCGGTGGCGGCAGCGCCTACTTGGAACTGACGGGCGAAGATTTACTCGATACAGGGGTGACAATCATGGCGCGTCCTCCTGGCAAGAAGAACAGCACCATCCATTTGCTCTCCGGTGGCGAAAAAGCGCTGACCGCGCTGGCTTTGGTTTTCGCCATTTTCAAATTGAACCCGGCGCCGTTCTGCATGCTCGACGAAGTCGATGCACCACTGGACGACGCCAACGTAGGCCGTTACGCACGGCTGGTGAAGGAAATGTCCGAAACGGTGCAGTTCATCTACATCACCCACAACAAGATCGCCATGGAGATGGCTGATCAATTGATGGGCGTGACCATGCACGAGCCAGGCTGTTCGCGGCTGGTGGCGGTGGATGTGGAGGAGGCCATGGCAATGGTGGATGCTTGA
- the xdhB gene encoding xanthine dehydrogenase molybdopterin binding subunit produces the protein MSNHHAVEKTQAELAELFARDLTTGVGRSVKHDSAAKHVSGEAQYIDDRLEFPNQLHVYARLSDRAHARIIRIDTAPCYAFEGVRIAITHADIPGLKDIGPLLPGDPLLAIDDVQFVGQPVLAVAAKDLETARQAAMAAIVEYEDLEPVLDVVEALRKRHFVLDSHTHQRGDSATALASAEHRIQGSLHIGGQEHFYLETQISSVMPTEDGGMIVYCSTQNPTEVQKLVAEVLGVSMNKVVVDMRRMGGGFGGKETQAASPACLCAVIAYLTGQPTKMRLPRVEDMLMTGKRHPFYIEYDVGFDGSGRLHGIALELAGNCGCSPDLSASIVDRAMFHADNAYYLGDATINGHRCKTNTASNTAYRGFGGPQGMVAIEEVMDAIARHLGLDPLAVRKANYYGKTERNVTHYYQTVEHNMLEEMTAELEHSSQYAERREAIRRYNANSPILKKGLALTPVKFGISFTASFLNQAGALIHVYTDGSIHLNHGGTEMGQGLNTKVAQVVAEVFQVEMDRVQITATNTDKVPNTSPTAASSGADLNGKAAQNAAEIIKQRLVEFAARQYKVSEEDVAFHNGHVRVRDHILTFEGLIQQAYFAQVSLSSTGFYKTPKIYYDRSQARGRPFYYYAYGAACAEVIVDTLTGEYKMLRTDILHDVGASLNPAIDIGQVEGGFIQGMGWLTMEELVWNDKGKLMTNGPASYKIPAVADMPLDLRVKLVENRKNPEDTVFHSKAVGEPPFMLGIAAWCAIKDAVASLGDYRHQPNIDAPATPERVLWGCEQMRQLKAAKPVEAEVELAPL, from the coding sequence ATGTCTAACCATCACGCCGTAGAGAAGACTCAAGCCGAACTCGCCGAGCTGTTCGCCCGCGACCTGACCACTGGCGTAGGCCGCAGTGTCAAGCATGACAGCGCCGCCAAGCATGTGTCCGGCGAAGCCCAATACATCGACGACCGCCTCGAATTTCCCAACCAACTGCACGTTTACGCCCGGCTGTCGGACCGCGCCCATGCCCGCATCATCCGCATCGATACCGCGCCCTGCTATGCCTTCGAGGGCGTGCGCATCGCCATCACCCATGCAGACATCCCGGGGCTCAAGGACATAGGCCCACTGTTGCCCGGCGATCCGTTGCTGGCCATCGATGACGTGCAGTTCGTCGGCCAACCCGTGCTGGCCGTGGCCGCGAAAGACTTGGAAACCGCGCGCCAGGCCGCGATGGCGGCCATCGTCGAATACGAAGACCTGGAACCGGTGCTGGATGTAGTCGAAGCCCTGCGCAAGCGGCATTTCGTGCTCGACAGCCACACCCACCAGCGCGGTGATTCAGCCACGGCGCTGGCGAGCGCCGAGCATCGTATCCAGGGCTCACTGCACATCGGTGGCCAGGAACACTTTTATCTGGAAACCCAGATTTCCTCGGTGATGCCCACCGAGGACGGCGGCATGATCGTCTACTGCTCGACCCAGAACCCCACCGAAGTACAGAAATTGGTGGCCGAAGTGCTGGGCGTGTCGATGAACAAGGTCGTGGTAGACATGCGCCGCATGGGCGGCGGTTTTGGCGGCAAGGAAACCCAGGCCGCCAGCCCGGCGTGCCTGTGCGCAGTCATCGCCTACCTCACCGGCCAACCCACCAAGATGCGCCTGCCGCGAGTCGAAGACATGCTGATGACCGGCAAGCGCCACCCCTTCTACATCGAATACGACGTGGGCTTCGACGGCAGCGGACGCCTGCACGGCATCGCACTGGAACTGGCCGGCAACTGCGGCTGCTCGCCGGACCTGTCGGCGTCGATTGTCGACCGGGCGATGTTCCATGCCGATAACGCCTATTACCTGGGCGATGCGACCATCAACGGCCATCGCTGCAAGACCAACACCGCCTCGAACACTGCCTACCGGGGCTTCGGCGGGCCGCAAGGCATGGTCGCCATCGAAGAGGTGATGGATGCCATCGCCCGGCACCTGGGGCTCGATCCGCTGGCGGTGCGCAAGGCCAATTACTACGGCAAGACCGAGCGCAACGTCACCCACTACTATCAGACCGTCGAGCACAACATGCTCGAGGAAATGACCGCCGAGCTTGAGCACAGCAGCCAGTACGCCGAACGCCGCGAAGCGATCCGTCGCTACAACGCCAATAGCCCGATCCTGAAAAAAGGCCTGGCGCTGACCCCGGTGAAATTCGGTATTTCGTTCACGGCCAGTTTCCTCAACCAGGCCGGCGCGCTGATCCACGTCTACACCGACGGCAGCATCCACTTGAACCATGGCGGCACCGAAATGGGCCAGGGTTTGAATACCAAGGTTGCCCAAGTGGTGGCCGAGGTTTTCCAGGTAGAGATGGATCGCGTGCAGATCACTGCGACCAATACCGACAAGGTGCCGAACACCTCGCCCACCGCCGCCTCCAGCGGCGCCGACCTGAACGGCAAGGCGGCGCAGAACGCTGCCGAAATCATCAAGCAGCGCTTGGTGGAGTTCGCCGCGCGGCAATACAAGGTCAGCGAAGAAGACGTAGCTTTCCACAACGGTCACGTGCGAGTGCGCGACCACATCCTGACCTTCGAAGGGTTGATCCAGCAGGCGTACTTCGCCCAGGTCTCGCTGTCGAGCACCGGCTTCTACAAGACACCGAAAATCTACTACGACCGCAGCCAGGCCCGTGGCCGGCCGTTCTACTACTACGCCTATGGCGCGGCGTGCGCCGAGGTGATCGTCGACACCCTCACCGGCGAGTACAAGATGCTGCGCACCGATATCCTCCACGACGTCGGCGCGTCACTGAACCCGGCCATCGACATCGGCCAGGTGGAGGGCGGTTTCATCCAGGGCATGGGCTGGCTGACCATGGAAGAGCTGGTGTGGAACGACAAGGGCAAGCTGATGACCAACGGCCCGGCCAGCTACAAGATCCCGGCGGTGGCCGACATGCCGCTGGACCTGCGGGTCAAGCTGGTGGAAAACCGCAAGAACCCCGAAGACACGGTGTTCCATTCCAAAGCCGTGGGCGAACCGCCGTTCATGCTCGGCATCGCCGCGTGGTGCGCCATCAAGGACGCCGTGGCGAGCCTGGGGGATTACCGGCATCAACCGAACATCGATGCGCCGGCGACGCCGGAGCGGGTGCTGTGGGGGTGTGAGCAGATGCGGCAGTTGAAGGCCGCGAAGCCTGTGGAAGCCGAGGTCGAGTTGGCTCCGCTCTAA
- the xdhA gene encoding xanthine dehydrogenase small subunit, with product MIQFLLNQELRSEHALDPNLTVLNYLREHVGKSGTKEGCASGDCGACTVVVGELHTDEAGAERMRYRSLNSCLTFVSALHGKQLISVEDLKHQGQLHSVQQAMVDCHGSQCGFCTPGFVMSLFALQKNSEQPDTHKAHEALAGNLCRCTGYRPILAAADQACCGKQPDQFDAREAETIARLKAIAPTETGELNSGDKRCLVPLTVADLADLYDAYPQARLLAGGTDLALEVTQFHRTLPVMIYVGNVAELKRIERFDDRLEIGAATALSDCYEALKAEYPDFGELLQRFASLQIRNQGTLGGNIGNASPIGDSPPLLIALGAQIVLCKGQTRRTLALEDYFIDYRVTARQESEFIETIIVPRACAEQSFRAYKVSKRLDDDISAVCAAFNLRIDNGIVHDARVAFGGMAATPKRAKHCEAILIGAPWNESTVERACAALAEDFTPLSDFRASKEYRLLSARNLLRKYFIELQTPHIETRVTAYV from the coding sequence GTGATCCAGTTTTTACTCAACCAGGAACTCCGTAGCGAGCATGCCCTGGACCCGAACCTGACCGTGCTCAACTATTTGCGCGAACACGTCGGTAAATCCGGTACCAAAGAAGGCTGCGCCAGCGGCGACTGTGGCGCGTGCACCGTGGTGGTGGGCGAACTGCATACGGACGAAGCCGGTGCAGAGCGTATGCGCTATCGCAGCCTCAATTCGTGCCTGACGTTTGTCTCGGCCTTGCACGGCAAGCAATTGATCAGCGTCGAAGACCTCAAGCACCAGGGCCAATTGCACAGCGTCCAGCAGGCGATGGTCGATTGTCATGGTTCGCAATGCGGCTTTTGCACGCCAGGTTTCGTCATGTCGCTGTTCGCCCTGCAAAAGAACAGCGAGCAACCCGACACTCACAAGGCCCACGAGGCCTTGGCCGGCAACCTCTGCCGCTGCACCGGCTACCGGCCGATCCTGGCCGCCGCCGACCAGGCCTGCTGCGGCAAGCAGCCGGACCAGTTCGACGCCCGGGAAGCCGAGACCATTGCCCGCCTCAAAGCCATCGCCCCGACCGAAACCGGCGAACTCAACAGCGGCGACAAACGCTGCCTGGTACCGCTGACCGTCGCCGACCTGGCCGACCTCTACGATGCTTACCCCCAGGCGCGCCTGTTGGCCGGTGGCACCGACCTGGCCCTGGAAGTCACTCAGTTCCACCGCACCCTGCCGGTGATGATCTACGTGGGCAACGTCGCCGAACTCAAGCGCATCGAGCGCTTCGACGACCGCCTGGAGATTGGCGCCGCCACCGCCCTTTCCGACTGCTACGAAGCCTTGAAGGCTGAATATCCGGACTTTGGCGAGCTGCTGCAGCGCTTCGCCTCGCTGCAGATTCGCAACCAGGGCACACTGGGCGGCAACATCGGCAATGCCTCGCCGATCGGCGACTCGCCGCCCCTGCTGATCGCCCTCGGCGCGCAGATCGTGCTGTGCAAGGGCCAGACCCGCCGCACCCTGGCGCTGGAAGACTATTTCATTGATTACCGGGTCACCGCCCGCCAGGAAAGCGAATTCATCGAAACGATCATCGTGCCCCGGGCCTGCGCCGAGCAATCGTTCCGCGCCTACAAGGTTTCCAAGCGCCTGGACGACGACATCTCTGCCGTGTGCGCGGCATTCAACCTACGGATCGACAACGGCATCGTCCATGACGCCCGCGTGGCCTTCGGCGGCATGGCGGCGACGCCCAAACGCGCCAAGCATTGCGAAGCCATCCTGATCGGTGCGCCGTGGAACGAGAGCACTGTCGAGCGCGCCTGCGCAGCCCTGGCCGAGGACTTCACGCCGCTCTCGGATTTCCGCGCCAGCAAGGAATACCGTCTGCTCAGCGCCCGCAACCTGTTGCGCAAATACTTCATCGAACTGCAAACACCGCACATCGAGACTCGGGTGACCGCTTATGTCTAA